The Amycolatopsis mongoliensis genome includes a window with the following:
- a CDS encoding PPOX class F420-dependent oxidoreductase encodes MREMSREEWWKFASEGTRTGMLGLVRANGAPIVTPVWFLLNEGPDGDELIFTTGTETLKGKAIARDGRISLAVDDQRPPYSYIQFTADARLTHDYDEMLAWATRLGGRYMGAERAEEYGKRNAVPEESLVRAKITKVIARAEIAG; translated from the coding sequence ATGCGTGAAATGAGCCGTGAAGAGTGGTGGAAGTTCGCTTCGGAAGGCACCCGGACGGGCATGCTCGGCCTGGTCCGGGCCAACGGCGCCCCGATCGTGACGCCGGTGTGGTTCCTGCTGAACGAGGGCCCGGACGGCGACGAGCTGATCTTCACGACCGGCACCGAGACGCTCAAGGGCAAGGCCATCGCCCGAGACGGCCGGATCTCCCTGGCCGTCGACGACCAGCGACCGCCGTACTCCTACATCCAGTTCACCGCGGACGCGCGGCTGACCCACGACTACGACGAGATGCTCGCGTGGGCGACCCGGCTGGGCGGCCGGTACATGGGCGCCGAGCGGGCCGAGGAGTACGGCAAGCGCAACGCCGTCCCCGAGGAGTCGCTCGTCCGGGCGAAGATCACCAAGGTCATCGCGCGGGCCGAGATCGCCGGCTGA
- a CDS encoding coiled-coil domain-containing protein: protein MYELSRVRLHSVGPAGARYQDVVLDFSGVGAKITAPQQDALFSAGIHATGPAELRRPSPASVLFLENGGGKSVLIKLIFSVMLPGRRQVVGTTSTKVLEKFVAAKDVSHVVLEWLHVESGHRIITGKVSEWRGHVVSADSENLADSWYCFRPTAALGLDSLPMTQDGRLLTMSGFHDKLAAAQLAEPELELSWTRRHHEWTGRLDGLGLDTELFRYQRAMNAGEGEAADAFAFGTDDAFVEFLLKAVISEDEPKDLAEVVSTYAHNLAQRGDLLSERDFVAGALDLLGPLAAEEGVAAESRKIAESAKADMASLAGRVVARNELENARLSGLEEHVTEVKSAEKLAEGDHRRLAAAVTELRRLVAVLRLDEAQEVRKRVDAELAEAKTAAEAWRETATVLNQLNAARKAKDLRELVGSREEKARPALQARNDAAAALARGLHALAQDAQRQADKAEAHAGALRAEAEKAQTERDEAANLAAGRRAEARGLTTRITELREEVQNAVRAGLLPSGADVAEASRAARSAAESAAAELTRREQELDRVATDLQAAQRAVNEAHQLAGTTQDRFERATEDLDRAHRRTDALAAEGRLVELLGADDVALESDLPVLLERLREASASVEKEQTALRMEESADERALAALGSGGLLPPPEDVQAALDALEEAGITAWSGWRYLSKLDSSRRAEVLESLPQLVSGVLLNDAAHVDRAREVLSKRRLLPSATIAVGTTEALLAEAPAAPGVEFLVPPNPAMYDEEAADAEREAVARRHTERQRRLEALSAKLSADGALTWKLTTWREDYPPGAVATLAEQAQAARTARETARTALAQADAEFARLSEKASSLRERVPELRAAAAEAEEKARRLGELGARSARITEWTEEVERATEIAERADLQAADAAGKAARLREQAGEEQRTADGHRRTATTARAELAEVPGAADAADGPVPSEPVDALRRTYLSASESYAKVEVGSDLRAELEQAESAEAAAGSAVESLDEAVRVRAAELLETPDGSDASARAAALARARRVVDGLEDERTEAIGLVSTRRAELDALPLQNGATGEKPRDIEHGLELIDAAGLEASAAARKWEELQERRAAAEATLESAKNSASGFALLAESMAHLVTDTDAVAYDGDVDTARAQHTRLNATFTDAQEAADAGDRRVRAAADQLAQYATEKRFEKLSTPVRQQVISVKRDQLPAHAAEWAEALRPRLRSLTDDLAQIDRHRGGIITRLQGMVDGALRTLRSAQRVSRLPDGLGDWSGQEFLRIRFTELEDNALIEKLGEVVDEAAVGKTADGRDVKRDGLSLVLRGVRAAAPKGFRVDMLKPDSVLRTERQRVSEIRDVFSGGQQLTAAIILYCTLAALRANNRGKARNRHSGVLFLDNPIGRASAGYLLELQRAVAEALGVQLIYTTGLFDAGALSEFPLIVRLRNDADLRAGRKYLSVDSTIRTSLDDLGDPDGVARLSATRMFSRPSEEPEDSAEDEQTA, encoded by the coding sequence ATGTACGAGCTTTCGCGGGTCCGCCTGCACTCGGTGGGCCCGGCGGGTGCCCGCTACCAGGACGTCGTGCTCGACTTCAGCGGCGTCGGCGCCAAGATCACCGCACCCCAGCAGGACGCGTTGTTCAGCGCCGGCATCCACGCGACCGGCCCGGCCGAGCTGCGCCGCCCCTCGCCGGCGAGCGTGCTGTTCCTCGAGAACGGCGGCGGCAAGTCCGTCCTCATCAAGCTGATCTTCTCGGTCATGCTGCCCGGCCGCCGCCAGGTCGTCGGCACCACCAGCACCAAGGTGCTCGAGAAGTTCGTCGCCGCCAAGGACGTCTCGCACGTCGTGCTGGAGTGGCTGCACGTCGAGAGCGGGCACCGGATCATCACCGGCAAGGTCTCCGAATGGCGCGGGCACGTCGTGTCCGCCGACTCCGAGAACCTCGCCGACTCCTGGTACTGCTTCCGCCCGACCGCCGCGCTGGGGCTCGATTCCCTGCCGATGACCCAGGACGGCCGGCTGCTCACCATGTCCGGCTTCCACGACAAGCTCGCCGCCGCCCAGCTGGCCGAGCCCGAGCTGGAGCTGTCCTGGACCCGCCGCCACCACGAGTGGACCGGCCGGCTCGACGGGCTGGGCCTCGACACCGAGCTGTTCCGCTACCAGCGCGCGATGAACGCCGGCGAGGGCGAGGCAGCCGACGCGTTCGCCTTCGGCACCGACGACGCGTTCGTCGAGTTCCTGCTGAAGGCGGTGATCTCCGAGGACGAGCCGAAGGACCTCGCCGAGGTCGTCTCGACGTACGCGCACAACCTGGCGCAGCGCGGGGATCTCCTGTCCGAGCGCGACTTCGTGGCCGGTGCGCTCGATCTGCTGGGACCGCTGGCCGCCGAAGAAGGCGTCGCCGCGGAGTCGCGGAAGATCGCGGAGTCCGCGAAGGCCGACATGGCGTCGCTCGCCGGCCGTGTGGTCGCGCGCAACGAGCTGGAGAACGCGCGGCTCTCCGGGCTCGAGGAGCACGTCACCGAGGTCAAGTCCGCGGAGAAGCTCGCCGAGGGCGACCACCGGCGGCTCGCCGCGGCCGTCACGGAGCTGCGCCGGCTCGTCGCGGTGCTGCGCCTGGACGAGGCCCAGGAGGTCCGCAAGCGCGTCGACGCCGAACTCGCCGAAGCCAAGACCGCGGCCGAAGCCTGGCGCGAGACCGCGACCGTGCTCAACCAGCTGAACGCGGCCCGCAAGGCGAAGGACCTGCGCGAGCTCGTCGGCAGCCGCGAGGAGAAGGCACGTCCCGCGCTGCAGGCTCGCAACGACGCCGCCGCGGCGCTGGCCCGCGGGCTGCACGCGCTGGCGCAGGACGCCCAGCGTCAGGCCGACAAGGCCGAGGCCCACGCGGGAGCGTTGCGCGCCGAGGCGGAGAAGGCCCAGACCGAACGCGACGAGGCCGCCAACCTCGCGGCCGGGCGGCGGGCCGAAGCGCGCGGGCTGACCACGCGGATCACCGAGCTGCGTGAAGAGGTCCAGAACGCCGTCCGCGCCGGGCTGCTGCCTTCGGGCGCCGACGTCGCGGAGGCCTCGCGGGCGGCCCGCTCGGCGGCCGAGTCCGCCGCCGCCGAGCTGACCCGGCGCGAACAGGAACTGGACCGCGTCGCCACGGATCTCCAAGCGGCGCAACGGGCCGTGAACGAGGCGCACCAGCTGGCGGGCACCACCCAGGACCGCTTCGAGCGCGCCACCGAAGACCTCGACCGCGCCCACCGCCGCACCGACGCGCTCGCCGCCGAAGGCCGCCTGGTCGAGCTGCTCGGCGCCGACGACGTCGCGCTCGAAAGCGACCTCCCGGTGCTGCTGGAACGGCTGCGCGAGGCGAGCGCGTCCGTCGAGAAGGAGCAGACCGCGCTGCGGATGGAGGAGTCCGCCGACGAACGGGCGCTGGCCGCCCTCGGGTCCGGCGGGCTGCTGCCGCCGCCGGAGGACGTCCAGGCCGCGCTGGACGCCCTGGAGGAGGCCGGGATCACCGCGTGGTCCGGCTGGCGCTACCTGTCCAAACTGGACTCTTCGCGGCGCGCCGAGGTGCTGGAAAGCCTGCCGCAGCTGGTGTCCGGCGTGCTGTTGAACGACGCCGCGCACGTGGACCGTGCCCGCGAAGTGCTGAGCAAGCGGCGGCTGCTGCCGTCCGCGACCATCGCCGTCGGCACCACCGAAGCGCTGCTGGCCGAGGCGCCCGCCGCGCCCGGCGTCGAGTTCCTCGTGCCGCCGAACCCCGCGATGTACGACGAAGAAGCCGCCGACGCCGAGCGGGAAGCCGTGGCCCGGCGCCACACCGAACGGCAGCGGCGCCTGGAAGCCCTGTCCGCCAAGCTGTCCGCGGACGGCGCGTTGACGTGGAAGCTCACCACCTGGCGCGAGGACTACCCGCCCGGCGCCGTCGCGACCCTGGCCGAGCAGGCCCAGGCGGCCCGGACCGCGCGCGAGACCGCCCGCACGGCGCTGGCGCAGGCCGACGCGGAGTTCGCGCGGTTGAGCGAAAAGGCCAGTTCGCTGCGGGAGCGCGTCCCGGAGCTGCGGGCGGCCGCGGCCGAAGCCGAGGAGAAGGCGCGACGGCTCGGGGAACTGGGTGCCCGCAGCGCGCGGATCACCGAATGGACCGAAGAAGTCGAGCGCGCCACCGAGATCGCCGAACGCGCCGACCTGCAGGCCGCCGACGCCGCGGGCAAGGCCGCGCGGCTGCGCGAGCAGGCGGGGGAGGAGCAGCGCACCGCCGACGGCCACCGGCGCACCGCGACCACCGCGCGCGCCGAGCTGGCCGAGGTCCCCGGCGCGGCGGACGCCGCGGACGGCCCGGTGCCGTCCGAGCCGGTCGACGCGCTGCGCCGGACCTACCTGTCGGCGTCCGAGTCCTACGCGAAGGTCGAGGTCGGCAGCGACCTGCGGGCCGAGCTGGAGCAGGCCGAGTCCGCCGAAGCCGCCGCGGGCTCGGCCGTCGAGTCCCTCGACGAAGCCGTCCGGGTCCGCGCCGCCGAACTGCTGGAGACGCCGGACGGGTCCGACGCTTCGGCCCGCGCGGCCGCGTTGGCGCGTGCCCGCCGGGTCGTCGACGGCCTGGAGGACGAGCGCACCGAAGCGATCGGGCTCGTCTCGACCCGGCGCGCGGAGCTGGACGCGCTGCCGCTGCAGAACGGTGCCACCGGCGAGAAACCGCGGGACATCGAGCACGGCCTGGAGCTGATCGACGCCGCCGGGCTGGAGGCGTCGGCGGCCGCGCGCAAGTGGGAAGAGCTGCAGGAACGCCGGGCGGCGGCGGAGGCGACGCTGGAGTCGGCGAAAAACTCGGCGTCGGGCTTCGCACTGCTGGCCGAATCGATGGCCCACCTGGTGACCGACACCGACGCGGTGGCCTACGACGGCGACGTGGACACCGCCCGCGCCCAGCACACGCGGCTGAACGCCACCTTCACCGACGCCCAGGAGGCCGCCGACGCGGGCGACCGGCGCGTGCGCGCGGCCGCCGACCAGCTCGCGCAGTACGCGACGGAAAAGCGGTTCGAGAAGCTGAGCACGCCGGTGCGCCAGCAGGTCATCTCGGTCAAGCGCGACCAGCTCCCGGCGCACGCCGCCGAGTGGGCCGAGGCGCTGCGGCCGCGGCTGCGGTCGCTCACCGACGACCTCGCGCAGATCGACCGGCACCGCGGCGGCATCATCACGCGGCTGCAGGGCATGGTCGACGGCGCGCTGCGGACGTTGCGCTCGGCCCAGCGCGTCTCCCGGCTGCCCGACGGCCTCGGCGACTGGTCCGGGCAGGAGTTCCTCCGCATCCGCTTCACCGAGCTGGAGGACAACGCGCTCATCGAGAAGCTCGGCGAGGTCGTCGACGAGGCCGCCGTGGGCAAGACGGCGGACGGCCGCGACGTCAAGCGTGACGGGCTTTCCCTGGTGCTGCGCGGGGTCCGGGCCGCGGCGCCCAAGGGCTTCCGCGTCGACATGCTCAAGCCGGACTCGGTGCTGCGGACCGAACGCCAGCGCGTCTCCGAGATCCGGGACGTGTTCTCCGGCGGTCAGCAGCTGACCGCGGCGATCATCCTGTACTGCACGCTGGCCGCGCTGCGGGCCAACAACCGCGGCAAGGCCCGCAACCGGCACTCCGGCGTGCTGTTCCTGGACAACCCGATCGGCCGCGCGTCCGCCGGCTACCTGCTGGAGCTGCAGCGGGCGGTGGCCGAGGCGCTCGGCGTGCAGCTCATCTACACGACGGGCCTGTTCGACGCGGGCGCGTTGTCGGAGTTCCCGTTGATCGTGCGGCTGCGCAACGACGCCGACCTGCGAGCCGGCCGCAAGTACCTCTCGGTCGACTCGACGATCCGGACCTCCCTGGACGACCTGGGCGACCCGGACGGCGTCGCCCGGCTTTCGGCGACGCGGATGTTCAGCCGGCCGTCCGAAGAGCCCGAAGATTCCGCCGAGGACGAACAGACGGCGTGA
- a CDS encoding PQQ-dependent sugar dehydrogenase, translating into MAPRPPWRVVLAGTAVAALGLTALSPVSAFAADTDYESENAVISQGAVESNHAGYSGTGFVNFDNVAGSYVEYSVNAAQAGTHTLTFRYANGTADNRPVELIVDGGDKGTVDFPGTGAWTTWKTVTATVQLTAGVNKIRTTATTANGGPNADKLTDTFTAPSDSEPPSPPSNLKASTILPTAATFSWTAATDNVGVVRYEINRGGNILKTVDGTTTSATVDNLTPNTAYDISVGAFDAAGNASQQSNVVTFTTPPSDDTTPPTVPGNLRSTGVTANSVSLVWNASTDNGGTIAGYDVFQGTTKVATTTSLGTTVTNLNPNTSYTFTVKARDPDGNSSAASNAVTAKTSAPGGAGGIPEYDKDIAKVDLGWSVDFLPNGNALVTERDRFEIVLVTPSGQKTTLGKVPGAVTTSGEGGLLGLAISPNWSSDHAIYLYHTASGDNRIVKMTYDGSTLSSTSTPVLTGIAKNRYHNGGRIKFGPDGKLYATVGDAKNSDNAQNKSSLNGKILRLNPDGSAPSDNPFYATGGNARYVWSYGHRNPQGLAWDSRGQLWAAEFGESSQDELNLIQKGGNFGWPSCEGTQGSCSGFIAPKKTWPTSQAGPSGIEIVNDWIYIAGVTGEQMFATQINAAGTGVGTVSTLFSGRWGRLRSVTKTPDGGLWLTSTNNDKNGGTPSVLDNVIVRLKFPGGATPGDFKLTSSAFADNATIPDKYTCAGDGTAGQDPSPPLVWGASTGAKAYAVVFADVANSGNKLHWAIWDIPASARSLPEGLGAGYTVPDQGGAKQKAMGSGANAQKFFGPCPGGSSHPYTFTLHALNTATVPGLSSSSTMAQIETAIKGASTGSVVLRGKSSAAA; encoded by the coding sequence GTGGCACCCCGTCCACCGTGGCGCGTGGTACTGGCCGGTACCGCCGTCGCGGCGCTCGGCCTCACCGCGCTCAGTCCGGTAAGCGCTTTCGCAGCGGACACCGACTACGAGTCCGAGAACGCCGTCATCTCCCAAGGCGCCGTCGAGTCGAACCACGCCGGCTACTCCGGCACCGGGTTCGTCAACTTCGACAACGTCGCCGGCAGCTACGTCGAATACTCCGTGAACGCCGCGCAGGCGGGCACGCACACGCTGACCTTCCGCTACGCCAACGGAACCGCCGACAACCGGCCGGTCGAGCTCATCGTCGACGGCGGCGACAAGGGGACCGTCGACTTCCCCGGCACCGGCGCGTGGACGACGTGGAAGACCGTCACCGCGACCGTGCAGCTGACCGCCGGGGTCAACAAGATCCGCACCACGGCGACCACCGCCAACGGCGGCCCGAACGCGGACAAGCTCACCGACACGTTCACCGCGCCGAGCGACAGCGAACCGCCGTCGCCGCCGTCGAACCTCAAGGCGAGCACCATCCTCCCGACCGCGGCGACGTTCAGCTGGACCGCCGCGACCGACAACGTCGGCGTCGTCCGCTACGAGATCAACCGCGGCGGCAACATCCTCAAGACCGTCGACGGGACCACGACCAGCGCGACCGTCGACAACCTGACGCCCAACACCGCCTACGACATCTCGGTCGGCGCGTTCGACGCCGCGGGCAACGCGTCGCAGCAGAGCAACGTGGTCACCTTCACCACGCCGCCGAGCGACGACACCACCCCGCCCACCGTGCCGGGCAACCTGCGCTCCACCGGCGTCACCGCCAACAGCGTTTCCCTGGTGTGGAACGCTTCCACCGACAACGGCGGCACGATCGCCGGGTACGACGTCTTCCAGGGCACCACGAAGGTCGCCACCACGACGTCGCTCGGGACGACCGTCACGAACCTGAACCCGAACACCTCGTACACCTTCACGGTCAAGGCGCGCGACCCCGACGGCAACAGCTCCGCGGCGAGCAACGCGGTCACCGCCAAGACGAGCGCTCCGGGCGGCGCAGGGGGCATCCCGGAGTACGACAAGGACATCGCGAAGGTCGACCTCGGCTGGTCGGTGGACTTCCTGCCCAACGGCAACGCACTGGTGACCGAGCGGGACCGGTTCGAGATCGTGCTCGTGACGCCGTCCGGCCAGAAGACCACGCTGGGCAAGGTGCCGGGCGCGGTCACGACCAGTGGTGAAGGCGGACTCCTCGGCCTCGCGATCTCGCCGAACTGGTCGAGTGACCACGCGATCTACCTTTACCACACGGCATCCGGGGACAACCGGATCGTGAAGATGACCTACGACGGCAGCACGCTGTCCTCGACGTCGACGCCGGTGCTGACCGGGATCGCGAAGAACCGCTACCACAACGGCGGGCGGATCAAGTTCGGCCCGGACGGCAAGCTGTACGCGACCGTGGGCGACGCGAAGAACAGCGACAACGCGCAGAACAAGAGCTCGCTCAACGGGAAGATCCTCCGGCTCAACCCGGACGGCTCCGCACCGAGCGACAACCCGTTCTACGCCACCGGCGGCAACGCGCGGTACGTCTGGAGCTACGGCCACCGCAACCCGCAGGGCCTGGCCTGGGACTCCCGCGGCCAGCTGTGGGCGGCGGAGTTCGGCGAGAGCAGCCAGGACGAGCTCAACCTGATCCAGAAGGGCGGCAACTTCGGCTGGCCGAGCTGCGAAGGCACGCAGGGCAGCTGCAGCGGCTTCATCGCCCCGAAGAAGACGTGGCCGACCTCGCAGGCCGGACCGAGCGGGATCGAGATCGTCAACGACTGGATCTACATCGCCGGCGTCACCGGTGAGCAGATGTTCGCCACGCAGATCAACGCGGCGGGCACCGGCGTCGGCACGGTGTCGACCCTGTTCTCCGGCCGCTGGGGCCGGCTGCGCTCGGTCACGAAGACCCCGGACGGCGGGCTGTGGCTGACGTCGACGAACAACGACAAGAACGGCGGCACGCCGTCGGTGCTGGACAACGTGATCGTGCGGCTGAAGTTCCCGGGCGGCGCCACTCCGGGTGACTTCAAGCTGACCAGCTCCGCCTTCGCCGACAACGCGACCATCCCGGACAAGTACACCTGCGCCGGCGACGGCACGGCGGGCCAGGACCCGTCGCCGCCGCTCGTGTGGGGCGCATCAACCGGCGCGAAGGCGTACGCGGTCGTGTTCGCCGACGTCGCCAACAGCGGCAACAAGCTGCACTGGGCGATCTGGGACATCCCGGCGTCGGCGCGCTCACTGCCGGAGGGCCTCGGCGCGGGGTACACCGTGCCGGACCAGGGTGGCGCGAAGCAGAAGGCCATGGGCAGCGGGGCGAACGCGCAGAAGTTCTTCGGCCCCTGCCCGGGCGGGTCCAGCCACCCGTACACGTTCACGCTCCACGCCCTGAACACCGCGACGGTCCCCGGCCTGAGCTCGTCCTCGACGATGGCCCAGATCGAAACGGCGATCAAGGGCGCCTCGACAGGCAGCGTCGTGCTGCGCGGCAAGTCCAGCGCGGCGGCCTAG
- a CDS encoding coproporphyrinogen III oxidase, with translation MLSGEDSRRDAVKAIMSSGQRELVAELERLDGGARFGRPAPRVRLLENGDVFERASVCMTSADGNGFFTTGLSVVIHPRNPYVPALQAQFRYCASGSAWWFGGAAELLPCYGFAEDAAHFHRVLKNYCDTLDPAFHAQAKRAGDDHFRLPHRDEPHGIGGIAFDHLRPPGPHGWRRAAAFTAAGIATIAPAYLPIVRRRRELPHGERERQWQLYRRGRYVELALFRAASAARADAEAILMTLPPLARWEPELTPEPGSPEADLASFLVPRDWAGETVATIS, from the coding sequence ATGCTTTCGGGTGAGGACAGCAGACGCGACGCCGTCAAGGCGATCATGAGCTCCGGTCAGCGCGAGCTGGTCGCGGAGCTGGAACGCCTGGACGGCGGGGCCCGTTTCGGCCGGCCCGCCCCGCGGGTCCGGCTGCTGGAGAACGGCGACGTCTTCGAGCGCGCCAGTGTCTGCATGACGTCGGCGGACGGCAACGGGTTCTTCACCACCGGGCTGTCCGTGGTGATCCATCCGCGCAACCCGTACGTCCCGGCTCTCCAGGCGCAGTTCCGGTACTGCGCCTCCGGGAGCGCGTGGTGGTTCGGCGGCGCCGCGGAGCTCCTCCCCTGCTACGGCTTCGCCGAAGACGCGGCGCACTTCCACCGGGTGCTCAAGAACTACTGCGACACGCTCGACCCGGCGTTCCACGCGCAGGCGAAGCGGGCCGGTGACGACCACTTCCGGCTCCCCCACCGCGACGAGCCCCACGGGATCGGCGGCATCGCCTTCGACCACCTGCGCCCACCCGGCCCGCACGGCTGGCGTCGGGCGGCCGCGTTCACGGCCGCGGGCATCGCGACGATCGCGCCGGCGTACCTCCCGATCGTGCGGCGGCGGCGGGAACTGCCGCACGGTGAACGCGAACGGCAGTGGCAGCTGTACCGCCGCGGCCGGTACGTCGAACTCGCCCTCTTCCGCGCCGCGTCCGCCGCGCGGGCCGACGCCGAAGCGATCCTGATGACGCTGCCGCCGCTGGCGCGGTGGGAGCCGGAGCTCACCCCCGAGCCGGGCAGCCCGGAAGCGGACCTGGCGTCCTTCCTCGTGCCGCGCGACTGGGCCGGCGAAACCGTCGCCACGATCAGCTGA